Below is a genomic region from Pseudochaenichthys georgianus chromosome 13, fPseGeo1.2, whole genome shotgun sequence.
GTTCTCCGTTCTCCCGGTCGCAGGCGATGTTCTCAGCCCCGGCTACTGAGCGGATGATGAATGCCACAGAGTAGACGTTGTAACACATTGAGAGGAAGATGATGGGGCGCTCCGGATACTGGAAGCGATGGGGCTCCAGGAGGAAAGTGAGTACGGTGAAGGCGGTGGAGACGAAGCAGAGGGTGGACCACACTGTCATCCAAATGAAGGCAAAGTCTTTGTCCTGCCTGGACCAGAAGACGTCTACAGCAGGGGAGCAGCGCGGCGCACACGACTGGCTCTTCTCCACAAACTGGAATTTTTCCGGGTTCTCGCAGCCTGGGGGGCGACCACTGCTGGGGCCCATTGGCCTGGGGCGATGGGGCACCGGAAGCATGCCTTCGCCCTTCTTGACCTCGGTCCTGGTTTCATTCTCGGGCGCCTCCATGCACAAGGCGTTGGGGTCGTTTCTggtgggcagcttggagcagttGAGCGATTCTGGCCAGGTGTAGCTGAACTTCTTCATGATAGGGACACACCTCTCTCTGGCCTGCTCACACATGGGTCTGCAGGCTGGGATGGAGGTCGACACTTTGTCCGTGCACATGGGGGCGTAGAGGGAGCAGAGGAAGAAGCGGAGGTGCACATCACAGCCATAAGTCACCAGAGGGGCAAACTCGTTCAGCTTGATAGCAGCCTCCTTCTGGTCGTCGTGGTCCATGAAATTGGGCATCCGCGTGAGGTTATAGCCGATGCCGACGCACATGGGGATCGTGATTGCCTCGCACTTGGCCGGTCTGTCTCGCTCCAGGTCGTAGGAGCCTATCTCAAAGCTGGAGCCAGATATCACCAGCAAACACCACAACAAAATCACAACCTTCAGCCGACAACCATCCATGCTCATTGTGGTAGTCAAAAACTGAGCAATGTCTTTTAAAAATAGtcattaaaaagtaaaaaacacGGGGTGGGTTACACCGCTATTTCTCCATGGCAAAGGCAGGTCCTAATGTAGCCTACCGTTACTGCTCCGTTAGAAAAAAACACTCCACAAAAGAAAAACCGCCTTAGAAAGAAAGTAGTTAAGAGTCCAATTATGAAGTGTTGAATTAAAACGATTAATCCCACAGACAGTCGAGATAAAGGTCCGTAACTAAGACGTGACAGTCGCAAACTTCGACAAACAATGGAGGAAAATCATCTAAATTAAACACCGAGAGCTCAGTGTAAATCCTCAAAGCGACCGGTAGTAATCGTGGATAAAAAGCAGAATTCAAAGAGGCGGTTTTTCTGTTTCTTACGAGTCCAAATAGGCTGTTGAGCTGCGACTCTATGTTTGTCTTTCGCTCTCTGCTCTTCGTTCTCCGCTTTCAGGCTCGACACTGAAGTCAGAGAGCCGCTCAGTGGGACTTCAGTCggggagagacggagagaggaggggggtgGGCGCTCTGTGACGCTCA
It encodes:
- the fzd9b gene encoding frizzled-9b, whose protein sequence is MSMDGCRLKVVILLWCLLVISGSSFEIGSYDLERDRPAKCEAITIPMCVGIGYNLTRMPNFMDHDDQKEAAIKLNEFAPLVTYGCDVHLRFFLCSLYAPMCTDKVSTSIPACRPMCEQARERCVPIMKKFSYTWPESLNCSKLPTRNDPNALCMEAPENETRTEVKKGEGMLPVPHRPRPMGPSSGRPPGCENPEKFQFVEKSQSCAPRCSPAVDVFWSRQDKDFAFIWMTVWSTLCFVSTAFTVLTFLLEPHRFQYPERPIIFLSMCYNVYSVAFIIRSVAGAENIACDRENGEPYIIQEGLESTGCTIVFLILYYFGMASSIWWVILTLTWFLAAGKKWGHEAIEAHSNYFHMAAWGIPALKTIIILTMRKVAGDELTGLCYVGSMDPGALTGFVLIPLSCYLIIGTSFILTGFVALFHIRKVMKTEGTNTEKLEKLMVKIGIYSILYTVPATCVIVCYFYERLNMDYWKLRGLQMKCGSFNGLSGDCSLHTSVPTVAVFMLKIFMSLVVGITSGVWVWSSKTLQTWQGLCSRKLTDRTRSRKPCSGVSCGSTHCHYKSPAVVLHMAKTDLHSDNPTHV